GCGATTTTACCGGCGAGGTTTATACCGTCGGCGATTTGTCGTCTGCCAAGAATGTCTTTGACTTTGGCGCCGTCGGCGACGGCGTCGCCGATGATACCGCGGCCATTCAAGCGGCGATCGACGCTGCGATTGCGGACGGCGGAGGCGTGGTTTACATTCCCGCCGGCACGTTTGCCGTGAGCGCTTCGTTGGTGGTTCAAGAAGCCTCCAACGTGCATATCATCGGCGCTGGCAAAGGGCAGACGGTGTTGGTGTCGGCCCCCGATCTTGGTTCGTATACCTTCCACGGGACTTCGACCGCCGCCGTGATCCTGCTGTCGGAATCCAACCATTGTTCGGTGCGCAATCTGACGGTGGACAAGCGCGGCGAAACCAGCACGTACAACGGCATTTCGCTGTGGTACGGGTTTGCCGGCGGCGGCACACCCAGTTCCAACTGCGACATTGTCGACTGCGAAGTGCTTTCCAGCGGCACGCACTATTCGTATCAAATCTGGCTATTGAACGCTCAGCACAGCCGCGTTCTGAACTGCACGGTAGATGGCGGAAAAGACGTGCCCGATTTGGGCGACGATTCCTCCGACGGCATCGAAGCCTTCGGCGGTTACGATATCGAAATCAGAGGAAACAACGTCAAGCGCGTCGATGGCATCGGCATTCACCTGTTCCAAGACCCCTTGCTATCCGATGCGAGCCACGACACCATTGTGGTCACCGACAATGTCGTCGAGACGTGCTTTCGCGGAATAGGAGGTCCGATCGCGGTTGGCACGCACAATGTCACCATCGCCAACAACACCATTACCGGATCGATTGGGCGCGGGATCGGATTTACCTCCAACTCTGCGGTCGTGATCGAGAAGCTGAACATTTTGAATAATGAGATTGAGAATTGCAACGAAGGTGTGACGATCTTTAGCACTGGCGGACCGATCATGAGCGACGTGTTGATCGACGGCAACACCGTGACTGGCACGACATCGACCAACACCGGCGCCATCTATTTGCAGGGCTGCAACAACGTTCAAGTCTCCAATAACCAAATCAGCAATACCACGCTTCAGTCGATTCGGCTAAACTCTTGCGACCAGATACAAATCCTCGACAATACGTGCGACAATTCCGGGACCGAAGCGGCGTCGAAGCACGTCCAAATATGGACGAGCAGCAATGTGCTCATTCAAGACAACTGGTTTGGAAAAATCGGCGTCGCCGGTTCGGTGATCCGCACCGACGGAAGCAGTTCGAACATCAACTTGGTCGATAACACGTTCGATAACTCGGGCGGATTGCAGAGCTGGGCCGCGTTTTTCGCCGACGTCACCGGGGGCAGCATTGTCGGCAATCAATTAGTGAACGAATCCGACTTCTATGCTCCCGCGTGGGTTATTTATCCGAGTTCCAGCAACATCACGTTCAACAACAACGATGGGATGTAGGCAATCCATGGTCATCACCCACGTGGTCGCGTAGCCGCCCACGAGGGGCGACGGACGGGATGAGTCGGCATCGCGCAAGTTTCGGCTAGCAAAGCGATTGCGGCGATTTTGTCGCACCGCCATCCAAGGCCGCAATGAGCTTCCGCCGCAATGCGGCCGACCTTTCTCCGATTCGGGCCGTCTGCTACACTCTCGGCCCCGTCAACGGCCCGTAAGGCTGCGGCATGGCTGCCTCGGCGTTACTGGCCACTGCTAGCATTGCTTCCGCGCATGCGACAAGGAGGTCGCCCGTGCTGTCCCGGTGGCCCATCCGGAACAAACTGCTGCTTGGCATCGCCCTGCTGCTGGTCATTGTTCTCACAATGTCGATCAGCAGTTTTCAAGGGACCTATGCCTACCGCAACCTCGTGCGCAGCCTCAGTAGCCGCGCGACGGAATTGCCGCTGGCGACGCAATTGCTCACCCAGGTGGGCGAATTGCGGGTGATCCTGGCGGAGTTGCAAGCGCAATTGCCATTTTCCGATTTGTCGATCAGCCCCACAGGGCAGCAATTGGGCGCAAGCTTTTGCCAGAAGTTTGCCCATGTTCGCGAAACGGCCAACGATTATCGCGACGAATTGGACGAGCACGAGCACACGGAATTTCATATCGGCGATATCGGCGACGTCGCTACCGATTCGCCTCGCCCGAGCGAGCTTACGGAATTGACCACCGGCCGGCTGTATTACGGCCGCGAGTGGCAGAAGCTGCGCGAAATCGAGGTCTGCCTGACCAGGATTGAGCAGCTTACCACGGATCGCGCCGACCAAGCAGGCACCGATGAGGCAGCCGCGCCGGAACACGAAATCAATGCGTCAAACGCGGAAAGCGACCATGCCGCAGGGGATGCCCTTGCCAAGGAGAATGATCCTGACGCGGCCGAAACGGCGACCACCAGAGTGAAGCTAGGGCCGCGATATCGAGAGTCGGAATTGAAGCTGGCGACCAGTCCGGCGGCGTGGTATTGCGATTATGATCGCATCAGCAGCCTGGCGAGTGAGGAACTCGTACAACTGCAAAATGCCGCGCGCGATTTACCCAGCTATTTGCAAGGCCACATGCACGAATTGGCCGGCGATGTAAAGCTGCGCTATCGCGCCTGGATTTTGGCCACGTGGTTTTGCGCCGTGGCGGCCACGCTGTTGACCGTGCTGTTCATCGTGCTGCTTTATCGCTGGGTCTTTCGGCCGCTGCGCTGTTTGGTAAAAGGCTCGCGCCGCGTGGCCGGCGGCGATTTCAACTATCGCATCGAACTATCCTCGCACGACGAAATGGGGGAATTGGCCGAGGCGATGAACGACATGACGACGCGGTTTCGCACGATCCGCGACGACCTTGACCGCCAGGTTCAAATTCGCACCAAGCAAGTCGTCCGCAGCGAGCAACTCGCCAGCGTCGGCTTTCTGGCCGCCGGCGTGGCGCACGAGATCAACAACCCGCTGGCGTCGATCGCGCTGTGCGCCGAGTCGCTCGAAGGGCGACTGTTGGAGGCCTGTGGGGAGAATACCGAGCAAACGGAATTGGTCGGCCGCTATCTGCGGATGATTCAGACCGAAGCCTTTCGCTGCAAAGAAATCACCGAGAAACTGCTCGACTTTTCCCGCGTGGGCGAAGTCCAGCGCCATGGCGCCGACCTGCGCGAACTCGTGCAAACCGTCATCGACATGGTTCGTCATCTCGGCAAGTATCAAAACCGTCAACTCGAATTCTTGGCCGGCGAGCCGGTGATCGCGCTGGTCAACGCGCAGGAAATCAAGCAAGTCGTTCTCAACCTGGTCACGAATGCACTGGATAGCGTCGATGCCGGCGGCAAACTGGCGATCGAGTTACGGAAAAACGGCGAGTTCGCCGAAATGACTTTTGCCGACGACGGCTGCGGCATGACCGAGGAAGTGCAGAGACATCTGTTTGAACCTTTTTTCACTCGCAAGCGCGGCGGCCAAGGCACGGGGCTGGGCTTGTCGATCGTCTATCGTATCGTCAGCGACCACGGTGGGCAGATCGAAGCCAGCAGCGACGGACCAGGCCGCGGCTCGAAGTTTCAGGTGACGTTGCCGCTGGCGGAAATGCCCAATCGCGAATCCATGCAAACGCTTATTTATAAGGAGAGCAGCCATCGCTACCAAGCCGCGTAAGAAGTTGAAATTGCTGTTTGCCGACGACGAACGCACCCTGCAAGAACTCATGCGGATCGAACTGGATCGTATGGGACACGAAGTAACCGTGTGTCCCGACGGTTTGACGGCCGTTGCCGCGCTGGAGCGCAACACCTACGACTGTCTGATTGTCGATCTCGACATGCCCGGCCTCAATGGCGTGCAGGTCATTGCCAAGGCCAAGCAGCTTTCGCCCGATACCGATGCGGTCGTCCTCACCGGTAAATCGTCGCTGGAGACGGCGGTCGCCGCGCTGCGCTACGGCGCCTTCGATTACCTCACCAAACCGTGTAAATTGGTGGAAATTGAAGCGCTCTTGAATCGCGTGATGCAAAAGCGCGAACTGACGCAGAAATTCCGCGCGCTCAAGCGACGGCTGGAAAGCGTCGAAGGCCCGTGCCAATTGGTCGGCGAATCGGCGGCGATGGAACGCGTCAAAAAGCTGATCGGCAAAGTGGCACCAACCGATTCGACCGCGCTGATTACCGGCGAAACCGGCACCGGTAAGGAATTGGTCGCCCGCGCGGTCCACGATCAAAGCGCCCGCTCGGAAATGCCGTTCGTCGCCATCAATTGCGGCGCGCTGCCCGAAAGCCTGATTGAAAGCGAGTTGTTCGGCCATCGCAAAGGGAGCTTCACGGGGGCGGATGAGCATCGTGTCGGTCTGTTTGAAGTGGCCGACGGCGGAACGCTATTTCTCGACGAAATTGGTGAATTGCCCAAAGCGATGCAGGCCAAATTGCTGCGCGTACTCGAAAGCGGCGAAATCCGCCGCGTCGGCGAGAATCAGTCGCTCACCGTCGATGTGCGAATCGTTTGCGCCACGCATCGGCAGCTCGAAGAAATGGTCGAGCAAGGAGAATTTCGACAAGACTTGATGTTCCGCGTGAACACCTTCGAAATTCATATTCCGCCGCTCCGAGAGCGGGTTGACGACATTCCACAACTGGCGACGCATCTGCTCCAACGGTTCCGCGCGCATCTGCGCACCGCCGAGCATCCCTACACCGCCGACACGATGCAGCGTTTGCAGCATCACGATTGGCCGGGCAACGTGCGCGAGCTGGCCAACGTGGTCGAGCACGCCTCCATTCTGTGCGATGAGTTGCCCATCGCGGTCGAGCACCTGCCCGAACGATTCCATCAGCCGCGGCTGCGAATCGAAGCCGATGTGTCGGGCAAGGTCATCGGCCCCATCACCTTGCGCGACCTGGAAATCCAAGCCATCTACCAATCGCTCCAGCGCCACGACGGCAACAAACCGAAA
The genomic region above belongs to Pirellulales bacterium and contains:
- a CDS encoding HAMP domain-containing histidine kinase, whose product is MLSRWPIRNKLLLGIALLLVIVLTMSISSFQGTYAYRNLVRSLSSRATELPLATQLLTQVGELRVILAELQAQLPFSDLSISPTGQQLGASFCQKFAHVRETANDYRDELDEHEHTEFHIGDIGDVATDSPRPSELTELTTGRLYYGREWQKLREIEVCLTRIEQLTTDRADQAGTDEAAAPEHEINASNAESDHAAGDALAKENDPDAAETATTRVKLGPRYRESELKLATSPAAWYCDYDRISSLASEELVQLQNAARDLPSYLQGHMHELAGDVKLRYRAWILATWFCAVAATLLTVLFIVLLYRWVFRPLRCLVKGSRRVAGGDFNYRIELSSHDEMGELAEAMNDMTTRFRTIRDDLDRQVQIRTKQVVRSEQLASVGFLAAGVAHEINNPLASIALCAESLEGRLLEACGENTEQTELVGRYLRMIQTEAFRCKEITEKLLDFSRVGEVQRHGADLRELVQTVIDMVRHLGKYQNRQLEFLAGEPVIALVNAQEIKQVVLNLVTNALDSVDAGGKLAIELRKNGEFAEMTFADDGCGMTEEVQRHLFEPFFTRKRGGQGTGLGLSIVYRIVSDHGGQIEASSDGPGRGSKFQVTLPLAEMPNRESMQTLIYKESSHRYQAA
- a CDS encoding sigma-54-dependent Fis family transcriptional regulator, translating into MKLLFADDERTLQELMRIELDRMGHEVTVCPDGLTAVAALERNTYDCLIVDLDMPGLNGVQVIAKAKQLSPDTDAVVLTGKSSLETAVAALRYGAFDYLTKPCKLVEIEALLNRVMQKRELTQKFRALKRRLESVEGPCQLVGESAAMERVKKLIGKVAPTDSTALITGETGTGKELVARAVHDQSARSEMPFVAINCGALPESLIESELFGHRKGSFTGADEHRVGLFEVADGGTLFLDEIGELPKAMQAKLLRVLESGEIRRVGENQSLTVDVRIVCATHRQLEEMVEQGEFRQDLMFRVNTFEIHIPPLRERVDDIPQLATHLLQRFRAHLRTAEHPYTADTMQRLQHHDWPGNVRELANVVEHASILCDELPIAVEHLPERFHQPRLRIEADVSGKVIGPITLRDLEIQAIYQSLQRHDGNKPKAAEELGISLKTLYNKLNQTNLLERSA